The genomic segment ATTGTGACTGATAAGGAGCTACTAGCTATTGTCTTTTCTTTTGACAAGTTTCGCTCTTATCTTGTGGGCActaaagtgattgtctacacCGATCACTCATCCATAAAGTATTTGATTGCCAAGAAGGATGCAAAGCCAAGATTGATTCGGTGGGTGCTTTTGCTTCAAGAGTTTGATGTTGAGATTTAAGAGAGAAAAGAGGTAGAAAATCAAGTGACTGACCATTTATCAAGAATGGAGCGTGAAGAAGATTCCAACTCTCTTGTCCCTATCAAAGAAACATTCCCCGATGAACAAGTTTATGAGGTCAAACATTCTCATGAGCTTCCTTGGTTTGCTGATTTTGCTAATTACTTGGCTAGTGGGTTGATGCCTTCGAAGATGACTAACCAACAAAGGAAGAAATTCTTGCATGATGTGAAGTCTTATTTTTGGGAGGACCCTTTTCTATTTAAGCAATGTGCAGATCAAATGATTAGAAGATGTGTTGCTGGACATGAGGTGGAGGGTATCTTATTCCATTGTCATTCATCACCTTGTGGTGGTCAGTTTGGGGGAGCACGTATCGCTGCCAAAGTTTTGCAATCCGGGTTCTTTTGGCCTTCTCTATTTAAGGATGCTCATGCTTATGCCGCTCACTGTGATCATTGCCAAAGGGTTTGAAGCATCTCAAGAAAACATGAAATGCCTCTAGCTAATATACTTGAAGTTGAATTGTTTGATGTTTGGGGGATTGACTTCATGGGCCCCTTTCCACCCTCATATGGTAATTTGTATATCTTGGTGGCTATTGATTATGTTTCTAAGTGGTTTGAAGCTGCTACCTATCCCactaatgattccaaggtggtcatgAGGTTCTTACACAAGCATATTTtcactagatttggcactccaaGAGCTATCATAAGTGATGAGATAACCCATTTTGTGTACAAAGTGTTGGCTAGCTTATTGGCTAAATATGATGTGAGGCAAAAAGTAGCTACTTCTTACCATCCTCAAACTAATGGGCAAGCTAAGTTGTCCAATAGAGAGATAAAATGTGTCCTTGAGAAAGTGGTGAATCCTAACCGCAAGGATTAGTCCAAGAGGTTAGATGATGCATTGTGGGCCTATAGAATAGCTTTCAAGACACCATTAGGGATGTCACCATATCGTttggtgtttggtaaaattttccATTTACCGGTGGAACTTGAGCACCGTGGTTATTGGGCTATTCAAACACTCAACATGGATTTGCAACTTGCAGGAGAAAAGATAATGTTGTAGTTAAATGAATTAGAAGAGATGCACTTATTCTCTTATGAAAATGCCAAACTTTACAAGGAGAAAACAAAAAGATGGCATGACAAGCATATTCAACCAAGGGTGTTTGAAGAAGGCCAGCAAGTTTTGCTCTTTAACTTGCATTTGAAACTATTCCCAGGCAAGCTCAACTCAAGATGGTCGGGCCCATTCTTGGTGGTTAAGGTGTATCCTTATGGAGCGGTGGAATTGCGTGAAGAAGGCTCTGGAAGGGAATTCAAGGTTAATGGCCAAAGGATCAAGCATTATTGGGGAGGTGAGGTTGAGCGAAATAAGTGCTCAATCTCTTTGGAGGATCCTTGAAGAATATATAACAACTTGGGTTGCTGTGGAGCTTGGAGATTTAATTGTAAAGCAACCCaagctttatataaatatatattatgtatataaaaaaattgatatataaaatgaaaaaaaaatgaatggaaaaaaaaatataatacatTTATTTGAGATTTTTATTTTTGATGGTTTAATGTGTTTATGGTTGCAGGAAAATGGAATCAAAAAGGGGTTGCAAAGTTTGGGTGATGTTGTAGCAATTTTTGAGGAGAAATAGGAGTTATTTTCTGGGCCATTTTTGTTGTAACAAAGTTCGCATGATGTTACAACATCAATTTTGGGCTTGCTCTCTACttagttttgc from the Humulus lupulus chromosome X, drHumLupu1.1, whole genome shotgun sequence genome contains:
- the LOC133805974 gene encoding uncharacterized protein LOC133805974, with the translated sequence MPLANILEVELFDVWGIDFMGPFPPSYGNLYILVAIDYVSKWFEAATYPTNDSKVVMRFLHKHIFTRFGTPRAIISDEITHFVYKVLASLLAKYDVRQKVATSYHPQTNGQAKLSNREIKCVLEKVASSTQDGRAHSWWLRCILMERWNCVKKALEGNSRLMAKGSSIIGEVRLSEISAQSLWRILEEYITTWVAVELGDLIENGIKKGLQSLGDVVAIFEEK